From Chryseotalea sp. WA131a:
TTCACGGTTTCCCTCCACTACTTTTATTTTGATGATGTTGCTACTGCCAATGCCCAACATCGATAGTGATTTGAGGGCGGAGGAATGCGGAGTGGCGGTAAGAATTTTTATTGAACCCGAAACTCCCTCTTTGGCAAAATCTTTTCCTAATTGTTTGCCTAGCCATTGCCGCGCTACTCCCAAGCATGTGAAATTGGACATGGTGGCGCCCGTTACAAACCCACCAAAAAAATCTGGTGGCAATCCAAACAAATCCAACAGCAAATAAATGGTTTCGATTTCAATGTTGGCAGAGATGTCGCCATAGCCTTTTGTGTTTTGTGAATTTTGATCGTAGATGCTCGTGAGCCAATCGCCTACAATCGAAGCAGGCGTAGTACCACCAGTCACAAAACCCCAGTAGCGTGACCCAGAGGATGCCACCATCAAAGGTTCAAACCGTTGGTTGAATTCTTGTAGGGCGGCCATTGAACCAATTCCATTCCCAGTTAAACTCTTTTTGTACTCTACTGTATGATGTGTCGAGGTAGGTCGATGCTCTAAGTGGTTCAGGTAGTGGAGACTCTGTAATTTTGCGTTATCGAGCAACACACTTAGTTGATCTAAATCATTTTGGAGCTGGTTGTTCATGGTGCTGTTCTTTTATTCAACTTTAATAACTGAGTGAATTTGTTTTTCAAAATTTAGTGACTTTGTGATAATGCATGAGCTTTGTGCATTCACCTTATATCATTTGCTAGTTAAACATCCCAGCTATAATAATTGTGGTCTTCGTCCAAAACAAAATTAGTGCGCGGATACAAATTATTTCCAATCGTATTGCTCTTGGCAGTTTCCAATAGCAAGCCGCATGCGCCTGTTTGGTAACACAACTCTTTAGACTTTTCAATCAGTGCAATCGAAAAACCTTTTCCGCGAAAGCGTTCGTCCACAAATAGGTCATTCAACAACCAAAGTCGTTTCATGCGCGTGGAAGAAAACAACGGGTAGAGTTGCGTGAAGCCCGTCATCACGTTCGCCTCGTCAAACGAAACAAAAATCACCGATTCGTTTTTCTCGATTCGCTCGTGTAAGAAATTTCTAGCTGATACCACATCCGATTCTTTTTTGTAGAACACACGATAGTGGTCGAATAGAACAGCTAGGGAATCTAGGTGATGGAGAGTGGCTTTTTCAATTTTCATCGATGGGTCTTTTAATTTCTTCTGTGTATCTCCGTTTTCACTGCGGTAAAACCACTGGCACAAAGGAGACGGAGCGTTAGTTTATAAAAATCTTCCCAACCAAATACAACTTCGCTTGTCCGCTAATTTCCACCCTATCGCCCAGCAATTTGCATTTCAGTTTTCCAATTCGCTTGGAAAGTTGCAGTGCCGTAAATTCTGTTTTGTTCAACACTTTTGCCCAGTACGGTGTGAGTGATGTGTGAGCCGAACCTGTAACGGGGTCTTCATCACCTCCCGACTGAGGGCCAAAAAACCGCGAGACAAAATCAACAGCTTTGCCTTTGGCGGTCACAATAATGCCCCGTGCTTCCACTTTTCCAATCATTTTAAAATCCGGGCTCATGTGTTGGATTTGGTCTTCGTTTTCATACACGAGCATGTAATCGGTTTTGCCTTTAAATGTTTTTAGCGATTTCACGCCAAGACCTTCTTCCAATTCAGGAATGGAATCTACTTCTTTCAAACTATCGATAGGAAAATTTAAGGTAAGTGTATCACCAGACTTTGCTACTGTCAACGGCCCGCTCCGTGAATTGAAGGTAATTTTATCGCCTTGGTAATTTTCGTGATGAAACAAAACAAAGGCAGTGGCCAATGTAGCGTGGCCACACAAGTCAACTTCCACCGTTGGTGTAAACCATCGAATGCGAAGCCCCTCTTTTTCATTGACGTAAAATGCAGTTTCGGCCAAACAGTTTTCCATGGCAATGTTTTGCATTGTTTCGGCTGGCAACCATTCTTGCAAAGGGCAAACGGCTGCAGGGTTTCCTGAAAAAACTTTTTCCGCGAAAGCGTCTACTTGATAGATTTTGAGTTCCATGAGTCAGAAGTTAGATATGAGATTTGAGATGTTAGATTTTAGAAATGATTTTTAAGTAAAGCTATTCTCCAATAACCTCCTGTGATAATTGATTTGACCTAGGTGATAGCCCAAATGCCCAACCAAGTGAATAAGAAAATAGCCAGTGGTCATCTTGTCCTTAAAAACAACAATTGGATATTCCTCTGCTAATGAATCATCTTTGATATTTGGCAATACCTTCTCGATCATGGTAATGGTCTCTTCTACCATCTTTATCAATTGCTGCTGGGGAATATCTTTCAGTGCAAATTCTTGGTCGCGATGGCGAACGTAACCCGTGTTGCCCAGCGTTGTGCCAATATAGTGATTGAGGTTGCCCACCACGTGCAAACATAAATTACCGGCCGAGTTGGTAATGCCCGGCTTCACTTGCCAAAGGATGGTTTCATTTTTGTAAAGTGAAATTTCTTCTTTCAACTTTTGTAAGTCTTTGACGAAAACTTTTTTTAGTTCTTCCAAAACCATGATGATTTATTTAAATGGTTGCTTGAGTTTTTTTAAATACTTTTAGCTGATAGCCTTTGTTGACAATGTAAATCCCAGCAATGGTGAGTGCGATGGCCAAACCAACGCGAAGGTTTAGTTTTTCATTTAAAACCAACCAGCCAAGCAATACAGCTACAATCGGGTTGATATAGGCGTAGAGCGATACCAATGTCATTGGTAATTTTTTAATAGCATACGAATAACAGGCGTACGCTGTTACCGAACCCACCAACGACATATACGCCATGGAATAAATCACGGAGCTGTTCCATTGGATGCGGCTGTAGTCATCCAACAATAAACTCAACGGAATTAAAAATATTCCGCCAAAGAGCATCTGCAACCCTGCGTTCATAAATGGATTGCTATCGGTATTTTTCTTTTTGATCCAAATGCTACCGATGGCCCAACATAAATTGGCCGCGAAGGTGAGCACAATGCCAGTGGTATAATTTGAGTTAGAAAACTCAGAAAGGTGTTCGCCAAAAATCATCACAATTCCTGTAAGGCCTGTCACCAATCCTAAAATGATTAGCCAATTGGGTTGTTCATCTTTGGTAACAACCACATTGATAAGCACCGTCCAAATCGGCATCATCGAGCAGATGATGGCGGCCATACCGCTAGAGATATACATTTCTGACCAACCCACCACGCTGATGCCCAACGTTACCATAAACAAACCGCTGATGGCTTGATTGAACAACACTGTTTTGTTTGGCCACGCTGCTTTTTTAGAAACGAGAACCAATACAATTAAAATGGGTCCGGCTGTTAGAAATCTAAAAATGGAAAAGAGAAATGGCGGAAACTGCGAAACGCCAATGCGCAAACCTAGGTAGGTGGTTCCCCAAATAATGCACACGGCACCAAGTGCGAGGTAAGCTAGTAAGTTTTTGTTTTCTTTCATTTATGTTTTAAGTGTAATAAAATATTTTCGTTAAACCAGCTTAAGCTAAAATCTCCACGGGTTCTTTTCAATGGAGTGGGCCCTTTTAGTCACTTTCTTCTTCACCGCAGATTTGCTGGGGAAACAAACCTGCAATTTTTCCCCATTCTTGTCACTCAATACTACTTTCAACTCTTGCAAAAAATAATGAATGCCTAAATGTGTGGTCATGACTTTTTGGTTTTATGTTAGAAACGGGTAAGCAATGATTCCGACCACTACCCCTAGTACCAAAACAATTTTCCGTCTTGTTCGCATCGTGGTAAAAAGTTGCTCAAATGTCTTGATAATACGCAAATAAAACAGTTTCAGTTTTATGTATTTTAACCATATCAGTTAATGAATCCACTGCCCTGCAATCGTAAACATCAATCCGTTTTTAGTGGGATTGGCTTCTTCATCTGAAGTATGAAGCATGGCCAAGCCTGTGAAACCAAAGCTCATGAAAAAGTGGTTGCTCACTTTTATTCGACTGTATGCTACATGTAGGGCAGTGGTATAATAATATGAGTGGTCGAATACTTGGTTGTTCCACCATACAGATGAAACTACATCCCAGTGTTTGCCCGTGTAAGTCAAGCGCAGTCGATTGACCCAGTCCCTTTCTTCGGGAGCGAAAACCAGATTGGGCAACAGGCTCATGTGCTCGGCTGTCCATCGTGGATGAAGTTTTATACTCGTCACCATAATAGCCACCACATCCGAGCCATGATCGGCAATGCTGTTGGATTCTTCCAAGAATGAACCAACATAGGGAGTAAATGTAATTTTGTTGGTGACCTTGAAATTTTTGTACAATGCAATCAGGGCAAAATTGTAGAAGGTGTTGTGGTCTTGTAAGTCCAATCCTTTGAAAGCCATAAAGCCCCACTTCTTTCGGTCATAGGTAAAGTTTACATCGAATGTCGGATTTTCGCTGCCCAACCTACCGCCATACGCGAATATCCCTTGGCTATGCAGTCGGGTAGTAAAACGCCAATGCGCAGCCGATACTTTTTTCTTGGCTTCAATAGAATCTTTCTCCGTAAAAGCGAACGAAGAAGTGACAGCGAGCAGAAAAAATAGAGCACTTAACAAAGTTTTCATATGCGTGGTTGAATTTTTATGCCAACTAAGTGCGGCATCTCACCAAGCTCAACCTGCTTGTTGCTGTTTATACTACGAAGGTTAATCGACCAAGCAGAAACAGCTGCGTAGTAATAACCGAAGTAGTATTTTTTAAAATTCTTTACAAAACTGGTGGTAAATACGTTGGAATAACAGTTTCAGTTTTATTATCTTTGACCGTATCAGTTTTAAACCAAGAACTAGAAACTTAAAACTTTAGAACTTACCAATGGAAACAGAACTTGACATAAAACCCGACCATCTTTATCATGAAGTGGCGGAGCGTATTGAAACGCTCATCGAAAAGCAAACATTGAAGTTGGGTGACAAACTGCTGTCGGTGCGGGCGCTCAGCAAAGAGCAAGGCATTAGTTTGAGTACGGCTTTTCAAGCCTATTATCATTTAGAAAGCAAAGGTCTTATTGAAGCACGGCCGCAATCGGGTTATTACGTAAAGTTCTCGCCACAAAACACATTTGATTTGCCTACGTGCTGCGAGCCAACCAACGAAGTGCTGCCCGTAACACTCGATGATATGATTACGAGTGTGTACAACGATTTGCGTTCAACGAAGATCACTTCATTTTCGGTGAGTGCACCCGACCCAAGTTTGCTGCCCACTGCTAAATTGAAGAAGTCGGTGATGTATTCATTGAACCACGAGGCTGACCATTGCTTGGGGTATGAGCACGTGCAAGGCAACGAACAGCTTCGCAAGCAAATCGCGCGGCTGAGTTTTAATTGGGGTGGTGCCTTGAGCGAGCAAGATGTGATTGTAACCGCTGGCTGCATGGAGGCGCTGTCACTTTGTTTGAAAGCTGTGACACAACCGGGCGACACTGTGGCTACGGAAAGCCCCACGTACTATGGAATTTTTCGAGTGATGGAAAGTTTGGGATTGAACGTGGTGGAAATACCAACGAATCCGGTAACGGGCATCGACTTGGATTATTTGGAGCGTGCGATACCCAAATTTAAAATCAAGGCATGTTTGTTTGTGGCCAACTTCAACAACCCCGTGGGCAGTTGCATTCCCGATGAAAAGAAAAAGCAATTGGTGAACATGCTCGCCAAGAAGGAAATTCCTTTGATTGAAGATGATATTTATGGCGAAATGTTTTTTGGCAAAACACGGCCGCGCACCTGTAAATCATTTGATAAAAAAGGATTGGTGTTGCACTGTGGTTCGTTTTCAAAATCGTTGGCACCCGGTTACCGCATTGGGTGGGCGGTGCCGGGGCGGTTCAAAGATAAAGTGATCAGCCTCAAGCGCATGAACAATATTTCTACCAACACGTTGGCGCAAGTTTCCATTGCCCACTTTTTGCAAAACGGCCGCTATGAGTTGCACTTACGCCATTTGCGCAAAGCACTGCACACACAAAGTTTGCAATACCTGCAGGCCATCACAGAATATTTTCCGGAAGACACCAAAATCAGTCGGCCGCAAGGTGGCTTTGTGCTGTGGGTGGAGATGAACAAAAAAATGGACGGCTATAAATTGCACAAGCGTGCATTGAAGCACAACATCGGCATTGCCCCGGGGCAAATCTTTTCCATGAAAGGTTCTCAATTCTCCAACTACTTCCGTCTCAGCTACGGCACACCGTGGAATTCAAAGGTAGAGCACGGCTTGAAAACGATAGGGGAGTTGATGGGGAGGTGAGGGAGGGTACGACCTGTGTTGATTATGGCTGCAGTAAAATTTCGAGAACGAATTTGCTTTTTTAGAAACGAGAACCAATACAATTAGAATGGGTGCGGCTGTTAGAAATCGAAAAATGGAAAAGAGAAATGGCGGAAACTG
This genomic window contains:
- a CDS encoding GNAT family N-acetyltransferase, giving the protein MKIEKATLHHLDSLAVLFDHYRVFYKKESDVVSARNFLHERIEKNESVIFVSFDEANVMTGFTQLYPLFSSTRMKRLWLLNDLFVDERFRGKGFSIALIEKSKELCYQTGACGLLLETAKSNTIGNNLYPRTNFVLDEDHNYYSWDV
- a CDS encoding PhzF family phenazine biosynthesis protein translates to MELKIYQVDAFAEKVFSGNPAAVCPLQEWLPAETMQNIAMENCLAETAFYVNEKEGLRIRWFTPTVEVDLCGHATLATAFVLFHHENYQGDKITFNSRSGPLTVAKSGDTLTLNFPIDSLKEVDSIPELEEGLGVKSLKTFKGKTDYMLVYENEDQIQHMSPDFKMIGKVEARGIIVTAKGKAVDFVSRFFGPQSGGDEDPVTGSAHTSLTPYWAKVLNKTEFTALQLSKRIGKLKCKLLGDRVEISGQAKLYLVGKIFIN
- a CDS encoding DUF1572 family protein — encoded protein: MVLEELKKVFVKDLQKLKEEISLYKNETILWQVKPGITNSAGNLCLHVVGNLNHYIGTTLGNTGYVRHRDQEFALKDIPQQQLIKMVEETITMIEKVLPNIKDDSLAEEYPIVVFKDKMTTGYFLIHLVGHLGYHLGQINYHRRLLENSFT
- a CDS encoding EamA family transporter, which produces MKENKNLLAYLALGAVCIIWGTTYLGLRIGVSQFPPFLFSIFRFLTAGPILIVLVLVSKKAAWPNKTVLFNQAISGLFMVTLGISVVGWSEMYISSGMAAIICSMMPIWTVLINVVVTKDEQPNWLIILGLVTGLTGIVMIFGEHLSEFSNSNYTTGIVLTFAANLCWAIGSIWIKKKNTDSNPFMNAGLQMLFGGIFLIPLSLLLDDYSRIQWNSSVIYSMAYMSLVGSVTAYACYSYAIKKLPMTLVSLYAYINPIVAVLLGWLVLNEKLNLRVGLAIALTIAGIYIVNKGYQLKVFKKTQATI
- a CDS encoding PLP-dependent aminotransferase family protein, whose protein sequence is METELDIKPDHLYHEVAERIETLIEKQTLKLGDKLLSVRALSKEQGISLSTAFQAYYHLESKGLIEARPQSGYYVKFSPQNTFDLPTCCEPTNEVLPVTLDDMITSVYNDLRSTKITSFSVSAPDPSLLPTAKLKKSVMYSLNHEADHCLGYEHVQGNEQLRKQIARLSFNWGGALSEQDVIVTAGCMEALSLCLKAVTQPGDTVATESPTYYGIFRVMESLGLNVVEIPTNPVTGIDLDYLERAIPKFKIKACLFVANFNNPVGSCIPDEKKKQLVNMLAKKEIPLIEDDIYGEMFFGKTRPRTCKSFDKKGLVLHCGSFSKSLAPGYRIGWAVPGRFKDKVISLKRMNNISTNTLAQVSIAHFLQNGRYELHLRHLRKALHTQSLQYLQAITEYFPEDTKISRPQGGFVLWVEMNKKMDGYKLHKRALKHNIGIAPGQIFSMKGSQFSNYFRLSYGTPWNSKVEHGLKTIGELMGR